The DNA region GTCGACCTGGGCGCCGAGGTGCGCTGGTCGTCGTGCAACATCTTCTCCACCCAGGACCACGCCGCCGCGGCCATCGCGGCCAACGGCATCCCCGTCTTCGCGTGGAAGGGCGAGACCCTCGAGGAGTTCGACTGGTGCATCGAGCAGACCATCCTCAAGGACGGTCGGCCCTGGGACGCCAACATGATCCTCGACGACGGCGGCGACCTGACGGCCATGGTCCACGAGAAGTACCCGCAGATGCTCGACCGCATCCACGGCCTGACCGAGGAGACCACCACCGGCGTGCACCGCCTGCAGGAGATGCTGGAGAGTGGCGAGCTGAAGGTGCCGGCCATCAACGTCAACGACTCGGTGACGAAATCGAAGAACGACAACAAGTACGGTTGCCGCCACAGCCTCAACGACGCCATCAAGCGCGGCACCGACATGCTGCTCGCCGGCCGCAAGGCCCTCGTGGTGGGCTACGGCGACGTGGGCAAGGGCTCGGCCCAGTCCCTGCGCCAGGAGGGCATGATCGTCAAGATCAGCGAGATCGATCCCATCTGCGCCATGCAGGCCTGCATGGACGGCTTCGAGATCGTCTCGCCCTATGTGGACGGCATCAACACCGGCACCCTCGACGGCATCGACTCCGCCCTGATGGGTTCGCTCGATCTGCTGGTCACCACCACCGGCAACGTGAACGTGTGCGACAAGCACATGCTGGCGACCATCAAGCCGGGCGCCGTGGTCTGCAACATCGGCCACTTCGACAACGAGATCGACACCGCCTTCATGCGTGAGAACTACCAGTGGACCGAGGTCAAGCCGCAGGTGCACCGGATCCAGCGCGATCCGGCCGACGAGGACAACTACATCCTGCTGCTGGCCGAGGGCCGGCTGGTGAACCTGGGCAACGCCACGGGGCACCCGTCGCGGATCATGGACGGCTCGTTCGCCAACCAGGTCCTGGCGCAGATGCACCTGTACGAGCGCCGCTGGGCCGACAAGAAGAGCGAGCCCGTGTACCTGAAGGTCCTGCCCAAGAAGCTGGACGAAGAGGTGGCGCTGGAGATGGTCAAGGGCTTCGGCGGCGTCATGACGAAGCTGACCCCGACCCAGGCCAAGTACATCAACGTGAAGGTCGAGGGCCCTTACAAGCCCGAGTCCTACAAGTACTAGCCGCGACGGTCGGCCCCTGGCGCCGGTGAACGGCGCCGCGGCTCGGCGCAAAACGAAGACGGGAGGCCTGTGGCCTCCCGTCTTCGTTTTGCTCGGCGCGGGGACCGCGCCGACTCGCCTCGGCGCCGCTCACCGGCACCAGGGGCCGGCGGCCGCGGCCCGGGACGGGGTCAGGTCCGGCGGCGAGGGCAGAGGGCTGCGATCCGGACCGCCGCGGCAGCCAGGATCCCGCCCGCGACGCCGGTGACCAGGGGCCAGACCACGAGGACGAGACCGCCTGCCGCGAGAAAGCCGAGCCGCGCCGCGGCCTGGAGCCCGGGGGAGCCGAGGGGGTTGGTGGCGATCGCCGAGGCGACGCCGAGGGCCGTGTAGGACAGCGCGCTTCCCATCACGGGAAACAGGGGGCGGATCCGCATCGGGCCCTCTGGAACGGTGTCGTCGTGTCTATTCCGCGAAGACCCAGTGCTCGGCCTTGGCGAGGTCGTCGAAGACCTTGAGCGTGGCGTCGGCGATGGAGAGTTCCGCCATGGCCGGCAGGCGGTCGGTGAGGGTGCCGATCTGGGCCAGGGTGTAGACGAGGGCGGCGCGGCCGCCGCTGCGGGAGTGGGCGGCTTTCTTGAGAAACGCCGCCAGTTCGCTGATGCGGTCGGCGGTGAGGGCCGACAGGTCGGCGCCGGAGAAGTCCCAGATGGTGTGCAGCGTGGGTTTGGTGCTGTAGAAATCGCGCAGGCGGGATTCGACTTCCTCGGGAGAGGGCGTGCCCGTGCAGGTGAAAGTGGTCAGGCTGCGGGCTTCGTCGCGGGTGGCCTCGATCATGGGCCGGCCTCCGGTCGGGGTGGATGGGGCGCGTCGCCCGCCCTGGGCAGGCGGACGATACGACCCATCCTATCCGATTTCGCGGCTGCGCGCCACCACGTCCGCCCTGGTCGCGGCCAGGGGCCGCCCGGTCAGGGATTCGGGCCGTCGTGGCACTGGTAGCAGCTGACACCCGTCCAGTCGCCGCGGAAATCGCTCCCGTGGCAGACGCTGCAGACATGGGTGCTGAACTCGGCGTCGCGGCCGTGCTGGTTCGAGGAACGGTAGCCGACGGGATGCCCGCCGGGGCCGTCATGGCACGTGTAGCACGACACGCTCGACCAGCCGCCCCGGTAGTCGGTGCCGTGGCAGTCGCGGCAGCCGAGAGCGCTGACGTCGGCCACGACCGGTCCGTGGACGTCGCCGGCCGGCCAGCCGACCGGGTGGCCGCCCGGGCCGTCGTGACAGGAGTAGCAGCCGACGCCGCTGGTGCCGCCGGTGAAGTCGGCGCCGTGGCAGCGGGCGCAATCGTCGGCGCCGGCGCT from bacterium includes:
- a CDS encoding adenosylhomocysteinase; translation: MTNESKVADYKVADINQAAYGRREIALAEKEMPALMGLRAKYAAEKPLAGAKIMGCIHMTIQTAVLIETLVDLGAEVRWSSCNIFSTQDHAAAAIAANGIPVFAWKGETLEEFDWCIEQTILKDGRPWDANMILDDGGDLTAMVHEKYPQMLDRIHGLTEETTTGVHRLQEMLESGELKVPAINVNDSVTKSKNDNKYGCRHSLNDAIKRGTDMLLAGRKALVVGYGDVGKGSAQSLRQEGMIVKISEIDPICAMQACMDGFEIVSPYVDGINTGTLDGIDSALMGSLDLLVTTTGNVNVCDKHMLATIKPGAVVCNIGHFDNEIDTAFMRENYQWTEVKPQVHRIQRDPADEDNYILLLAEGRLVNLGNATGHPSRIMDGSFANQVLAQMHLYERRWADKKSEPVYLKVLPKKLDEEVALEMVKGFGGVMTKLTPTQAKYINVKVEGPYKPESYKY